From Pontibacillus yanchengensis, the proteins below share one genomic window:
- a CDS encoding DUF2614 family zinc ribbon-containing protein, whose translation MGIKYSSKINKIRTFALSLVFIGFGVMYIGLFFKETMWLMSIFMILGMISVALSTVIYFWIGMLSTKTIQVVCPNCEKPTKILGRVDACMHCKEPLTLDKDLEGKEFDESYNSKRYQKNTENEI comes from the coding sequence GTGGGCATTAAGTACTCAAGTAAAATTAATAAAATCCGCACTTTTGCGTTAAGTTTAGTATTTATTGGATTCGGGGTCATGTATATCGGCCTTTTCTTTAAAGAGACCATGTGGTTAATGAGTATATTCATGATTCTAGGGATGATATCAGTCGCCTTAAGTACGGTGATTTACTTTTGGATTGGCATGCTTTCGACAAAAACAATTCAAGTAGTTTGTCCCAATTGTGAAAAACCAACTAAGATTCTAGGTCGTGTAGATGCGTGCATGCATTGCAAAGAACCTCTTACTCTAGATAAAGATCTAGAAGGTAAAGAGTTTGATGAAAGCTACAACTCAAAAAGATACCAAAAAAACACAGAGAATGAAATATAA